A single region of the Cucumis melo cultivar AY chromosome 3, USDA_Cmelo_AY_1.0, whole genome shotgun sequence genome encodes:
- the LOC127148406 gene encoding uncharacterized protein LOC127148406 translates to MADSDHFAVKALIQLANHTFLSDVLGQFMPFVGMDWSQTGVTNLFSAIKENGYQLLFLSARSISQAYHTRQFLFNLKQDGKALPEGSVVNGSAVVAMVGKNCFAIASDRRLGVQLQTIATDFQKIYRIHDKLFLGLSGLGTDAQTLYQRLVYQHKLYQLREERDMKPETFASLVSARLYEKRLDNYLVITFLFFITHILYFSLSMKKYGWDFYRISAASFVCLLILLPM, encoded by the exons ATGGCGGACTCCGATCACTTCGCGGTGAAGGCCTTGATTCAACTTGCTAATCATACTTTCTT GTCGGATGTTCTGGGTCAATTCATGCCCTTTGTTGGAATGGATTGGTCACAAACAGGTGTCACAAATTTATTTTCTGCTATTAAG gaAAATGGGTACCAATTGCTTTTTCTCAGTGCACGATCAATTTCTCAGGCGTATCACACCCGCCAATTTCTTTTCAACCTTAAGCAA GATGGGAAGGCTTTACCAGAGGGGTCTGTGGTTAATGGAAGTGCTGTAGTTGCGATGGTGGGGAAGAATTGCTTTGCCATTGCCAGTGATCGTAGACTTGGTGTTCAGTTGCAGACTATTGCCACAGATTTCCAGAAAATTTACAGGATTCATGATAAGCTATTTCTTGGCCTTTCGGGGCTTGGTACCGATGCTCAGACACT GTATCAACGGCTTGTTTATCAGCACAAACTGTACCAACTTCGTGAAGAGAGGGACATGAAGCCTGAGACTTTTGCTAGCCTTGTCTCAGCTCGTCTTTATGAGAAAAGGTTGGACAACTACTTAGTTATTACTTTCCTCTTTTTCATCACCCATATTCTCTATTTCTCGTTATCAATGAAAAAATATGGATGGGATTTCTATAGGATTTCCGCGGCTTCCTTTGTGTGTCTATTGATTCTTCTACCAATGTAA
- the LOC127148621 gene encoding uncharacterized protein LOC127148621, with protein MAERISSLHEDIKDLKKQHKEDLDCLKKGQEEIVRLLLSLTEVVNQRLSHKCESEKQSQEPLEKNPPPLISLEMIDADVDKEKEIEDNEETEEDDNHRENKSKMVHDTSNKVKVVQEKAKVKIMEIATNIEKTRPKRQPKPSKKVLENVKEQKNVRGKKNDSPKPTRHSPRIKDLAPSFDLQISQL; from the exons ATGGCAGAAAGAATATCTTCTTTACATGAAGATattaaagatttaaaaaaacagCACAAAGAAGATTTAGACTGCTTGAAGAAGGGACAAGAGGAGATTGTTCGTTTGTTACTTTCACTGACAGAAGTGGTAAATCAAAGACTTTCGCACAAATGTGAAAGTGAAAAACAATCTCAAGAGCCCTTGGAAAAGAATCCTCCTCCACTAATAAGTTTAGAAATGATTGATGCTGATGTTGATAAAGAGAAAGAG ATTGAAGATAATGAGGAAACCGAGGAAGATGATAATCATCGTGAAAATAAGTCAAAAATGGTGCATGACACATCAAACAAAGTGAAG GTTGTTCAAGAAAAGGCAAAAGTGAAAATTATGGAAATAGCGACGAATATTGAAAAAACTAGGCCGAAGAGACAACCTAAACCATCAAAGAAAGTGTTGGAGAATGTGAAAGAACAAAAGAATGTAAGAGGCAAGAAGAATGATTCTCCAAAACCAACAAGACATTCTCCTAGAATAAAGGATCTAGCACCTAGTTTTGATTTGCAAATCTCTCAATTATAA